A stretch of Camelina sativa cultivar DH55 chromosome 18, Cs, whole genome shotgun sequence DNA encodes these proteins:
- the LOC104761506 gene encoding CRS2-associated factor 2, mitochondrial-like → MFSVRSRSLTLVKEPKDSFLLLCNLRARFVSTDNYDPPFSPLRKPTKPSSEKKKKETKQDQSSELVNKTKIPVISDLPFDFRYSYSETNPEIEPIGFREPKRFSPFGPGRLDRKWTGTSALASPEIDQSQWAEERERVLGEPLTDEEVTELVERYRHNDCSRQINLGKGGVTHNMIDDIHNHWKKAEAVRIKCLGVPTLDMDNICFHLEEKSGGKVVYRHINILVLYRGRNYDPKNRPIIPFMLWKPYPPIYPRLVKNVADGLTFEETREMRNRGLHSPALMKLTRNGVYVNVVGRVREEFETEEIVRLDCTHVGMSDCKRIGVKLKDLVPCVPILFKDEQIILWRGKRRIEEEVVTNIDPEV, encoded by the exons ATGTTTTCAGTTCGCAGCAGAAGCTTAACGCTAGTAAAAGAGCCAAAGGATTCGTTTTTGTTACTGTGTAATCTCCGAGCTCGATTTGTATCTACAGATAACTATGATCCACCATTTTCACCTCTCAGAAAACCCACTAAACCTtcttcagagaagaagaagaaggaaacgaagCAGGATCAGTCGTCGGAGCTGGTAAATAAAACGAAGATTCCGGTGATTTCAGACCTCCCTTTTGATTTTAGGTATTCGTATTCAGAAACAAACCCGGAAATTGAACCAATTGGATTCCGTGAACCCAAACGGTTTTCTCCGTTCGGACCGGGTCGATTGGACCGGAAATGGACAGGGACTTCCGCATTAGCTTCGCCGGAGATTGATCAGAGCCAATGGGCGGAAGAGAGGGAAAGAGTTCTCGGCGAGCCTTTGACAGATGAGGAAGTTACGGAACTTGTTGAACGGTATCGGCATAATGATTGTTCTCGGCAGATCAATCTCG GGAAAGGTGGTGTGACACACAATATGATAGATGACATTCATAACCATTGGAAGAAAGCTGAGGCAGTGAGGATCAAATGCTTAGGAGTGCCTACTCTTGACATGGACAACATATGTTTCCACCTCGAG GAAAAATCTGGTGGAAAGGTTGTATACAGACACATAAACATTCTAGTTTTGTATCGGGGAAGGAATTATGATCCTAAGAATCGTCCCATCATCCCATTCATGTTGTGGAAGCCTTATCCACCGATATACCCAAGACTTGTAAAAAATGTAGCAGATGGGTTGACATTTGAAGAAACCAGAGAGATGAGAAACCGCGGGCTTCATTCTCCTGCCCTAATGAAACTTA CTAGGAATGGTGTCTATGTTAATGTCGTGGGAAGAGTGAGAGAGGAATTCGAAACAGAAGAGATTGTGAGACTAGATTGCACTCATGTTGGGATGAGTGACTGCAAACGAATCGGTGTGAAGCTAAAG GATTTGGTTCCATGTGTTCccatattgtttaaagatgagCAAATCATACTCTGGAGAGGGAAGAGAAGGATTGAAGAAGAGGTTGTTACAAACATTGATCCAGAAGTATGA
- the LOC104761508 gene encoding polyadenylate-binding protein RBP45A — protein sequence MHQQPSNAAGAGQQSGQQQLWMMMQQQQQQQRQSAPALGQQQQYGAGSQNPEVKSLWIGDLQKWMDESYIMSIFGQSGEAVTAKVIRNKLTGQSEGYGFIEFVNRSVAERYLQTYNGAQMPSSEQTFRLNWAQAGAGERRQSEGADHTIFVGDLGPEVTDQMLTDTFKSVYVSIKGAKVVMDRTTGRSKGYGFVRFGDETEQMRAMTEMNGQYCSTRPMRIGPAANKNPLPMQPAMYQNTQGGNPGDSNPNNTTVFVGGLDTNVTDDELKSIFGQFGELIHVKLPPGKRCGFVQYANRASAEHALSVLHGTQLGGQSIRLSWGRSPNKQPDQAQWNGGGYYGGYPPQQQGGYEAYGYAPQPTQDPNAYYGGGYSGYGNYQQQRQ from the exons ATGCATCAACAACCGTCGAACGCCGCCGGAGCAGGACAACAATCTGGACAGCAGCAGTTGTGGATGATGAtgcaacaacagcaacagcagcagagGCAGTCGGCGCCGGCACTAGGTCAACAGCAGCAGTACGGAGCTGGATCTCAGAATCCAGAGGTCAAGTCCTTATGGATTGGAGATTTGCAGAAATGGATGGACGAGAGCTACATCATGAGCATCTTCGGTCAATCTGGAGAG GCTGTAACAGCTAAAGTCATTCGTAATAAGCTGACCGGACAGTCTGAAGGTTATGGATTCATAGAGTTTGTCAATCGTTCTGTAGCTGAGAGGTATTTGCAAACTTACAATGGTGCTCAAATGCCGAGCAGTGAACAGACGTTTAGGCTCAACTGGGCTCAGGCTGGTGCTGGAGAGAGAAGACAGAGTGAAGGTGCTGACCACACTATCTTCGTAGGCGATCTTGGACCTGAAGTCACTGACCAAATGCTCACGGATACGTTTAAGAGTGTGTATGTGTCTATCAAGGGGGCAAAAGTTGTCATGGACAGAACCACTGGAAGGTCCAAGGGATATGGTTTTGTCAGGTTTGGGGACGAAACTGAGCAGATGCGTGCCATGACCGAGATGAATGGTCAATACTGCTCCACCAGGCCTATGCGTATTGGTCCGGCTGCCAATAAGAATCCTCTTCCGATGCAACCAG CTATGTATCAAAACACTCAAGGAGGAAATCCTGGAGATAGCAATCCAAATAACACAACA gtttttgttGGAGGTCTGGATACTAACGTTACAGACGATGAGTTGAAGTCCATTTTCGGTCAGTTTGGGGAACTAATTCATGTGAAACTACCTCCAGGAAAACGTTGTGGATTCGTTCAATATGCTAACAG GGCATCTGCAGAGCATGCACTTTCGGTGTTGCATGGAACACAATTAGGTGGACAAAGCATCCGTCTTTCGTGGGGACGTAGTCCTAACAAGCAG CCTGATCAAGCCCAATGGAACGGTGGTGGATACTATGGAGGATACCCTCCACAGCAACAGGGCGGCTACGAAGCTTATGGTTATGCACCTCAACCAACTCAGGATCCTAATGCGTACTATGGTGGTGGTTACTCTGGCTATGGCAACTATCAGCAGCAACGGCAG TGA
- the LOC104761510 gene encoding DEAD-box ATP-dependent RNA helicase 32-like, translated as MGRPKKTRGMKKEMRLNEVEEINLLNQWIESQKPDSGSNPLSFGPLPKDAKIGKFEDSKNGTVFSRYAGVRKFAQLPISDKTKRGLKDAKYVDMTDVQRAAIPHALCGRDILGAARTGSGKTLAFVIPILEKLHRERWSSEDGVGCIIISPTRELAAQTFNVLNKVGKFHNFSAGLLIGGREGVDVEKEKVNEINILVCAPGRLLQHMDETPNFDCSQLQILILDEADRVLDSAFKGQLDPIISQLPKHRQTLLFSATQTKKVKDLARLSLRDPEYISVHEEAATATPTSLMQTVMIVPVEKKLDMLWSFIKTHLNSRILVFLSTKKQVKFVYDAFSKLQPGIPLKNLHGKMSQEKRMGVYSEFIDKQSVLFCTDVLARGLDFEKVVDWVVQMDCPEDVASYIHRVGRTARFYTQGKSLLFLTPSEEKMIERLQEARVPVKLIKANTEKLQEVSWRFPALLVKHPELQGVAQRAFITYLRSIHKRKDKEIFDVSKLSIENFSASLGLPMTPKIRFTNLKTKKKGVFENSIALEEPENAQECEAPPVVEKDLLGDYLDEEDFALKPHGEGKEVEKSTKEEVLMPGTRVLKNKKLKINLHRPFGSRVVLDEEGNSLAPLASVAGATGTDMALDEEKRKEFYNKVGAEMRKADAEDKKIEREKRREKRMKQKIKRKRGDMEEDEEDDEEEEEGHDGSGSSEEETGRKHKRAKKIVFDNEENEGGKINTDSISVAELEEIALKLITQS; from the exons ATGGGAAGACCTAAGAAGACCAGGGGAATGAAGAAGGAGATGCGTCTCAATGAAGTCGAGGAGATCAATCTTCTGAACCAGTGGATCGAATCTCAGAAACCTGATTCAGGATCAAACCCACTTTCATTTGGTCCTCTTCCTAAAGATGCCAAAATCGGAAAGTTCGAAGACAGCAAAAACGGCACCGTATTCTCGCGTTACGCAGGCGTGAGGAAGTTTGCTCAGTTGCCGATATCGGATAAGACGAAAAGAGGGTTGAAAGATGCTAAGTACGTTGATATGACTGATGTACAGAGAGCTGCCATACCTCATGCTTTATGCGGAAGAGATATTCTCGGTGCTGCAAGAACTGGGTCGGGCAAAACTTTGGCTTTTGTTATTCCG ATCTTGGAGAAGTTACATAGGGAGAGATGGAGTTCTGAAGATGGAGTGGGATGTATTATTATATCTCCAACAAGGGAATTGGCAGCTCAAACTTTCAATGTTTTGAATAAAGTAGGAAAGTTTCATAACTTCAGTGCGGGGCTCTTAATTGGTGGGCGTGAAGGAGTTGACGTTGAGAAGGAGAAAGTTAATGAGATTAATATTTTGGTATGTGCTCCTGGTAGGCTTCTTCAGCACATGGATGAGACCCCAAACTTCGATTGTTCACAGCTTCAG ATTCTGATTTTAGATGAGGCCGACCGTGTCCTTGATTCTGCGTTTAAGGGGCAGTTGGATCCTATAATCTCACAGTTGCCTAAGCACAGGCAAACTTTGCTTTTCTCTGCAACCCAAACTAAGAAAGTCAAGGATCTAGCTAGACTCAGTTTGAGAGATCCTGAGTACATTAGTGTACATGAAGAGGCGGCTACAGCTACTCCAACTAGCTTGATGCAGACTGTCATGATTGTCCCAGTGGAAAAGAAATTAGACATGTTATGGAGCTTCATCAAAACTCATCTTAATTCCAGGATTCTTGTTTTTCTCTCCACCAAGAAACAG GTCAAATTTGTTTATGACGCATTCAGCAAGCTCCAACCTGGAATACCTTTGAAGAACCTTCATGGAAAAATGAGTCAGGAGAAAAGGATGGGAGTGTACTCGGAGTTTATTGACAAACAGTCAGTTCTGTTCTGTACTGATGTTCTTGCTAGAGGACTTGATTTTGAGAAGGTTGTGGATTGGGTTGTTCAG atgGATTGTCCTGAAGACGTAGCTTCTTATATTCACCGAGTTGGGCGTACAGCTCGTTTCTATACTCAAGGGAAGTCGCTCCTCTTTCTGACACCTTCGGAGGAAAAAATGATTGAGAGATTACAAGAAGCTAGAGTGCCTGTTAAACTCATCAAG GCAAACACCGAAAAGTTGCAAGAGGTTTCTTGGCGGTTCCCTGCTTTATTAGTCAAGCATCCCGAACTTCAAGGTGTTGCTCAGAGAGCCTTCATCACATATCTGAGGTCCAtccacaaaagaaaagataaagagattTTTGATGTGTCAAAGCTGTCGATTGAAAACTTTTCTGCTTCACTTGGCCTGCCAATGACTCCCAAAATCCGATTCACAAACCTTAAAACGAAGAAAAAGGGGGTCTTTGAGAATTCTATCGCTCTGGAGGAGCCTGAGAATGCACAAGAATGTGAAGCACCTCCGGTTGTAGAAAAAGATCTTCTGGGTGATTATTTAGATGAAGAGGATTTTGCTCTCAAGCCACATGGAGAGGGCAAGGAAGTAGAAAAATCAACCAAGGAAGAAGTTCTCAT GCCAGGAACTCGGGTTTTGAAAAACAAGAAGCTGAAGATCAATCTACACAGACCATTTGGGTCAAGGGTTGTGCTTGATGAGGAAGGCAATTCGTTGGCTCCCTTAGCAAGTGTAGCTGGTGCAACAGGGACTGACATGGCCCTTGATGAAG AGAAAAGGAAGGAATTCTATAACAAAGTGGGAGCGGAAATGAGGAAAGCAGATGCTGAGGACAAGAAAATAGAGAGGGAAAAGAGGAGGGAAAAGAGAATGAAACAGAAGATTAAGAGGAAGAGAGGAGACAtggaggaggatgaagaagatgacgaagaagaagaagaaggccatGATGGTTCTGgatcatcagaagaagaaacaggaagaaaacacaaaagagcCAAGAAAATCGTCTTTGACAATGAAGAGAATGAGGGAGGAAAAATCAACACAGATTCTATCTCCGTAGCTGAGCTTGAAGAAATAGCACTCAAATTGATAACTCAATCATGA